In the Hermetia illucens chromosome 1, iHerIll2.2.curated.20191125, whole genome shotgun sequence genome, GGGAGAATGCGCCTGACAGAGGAGAAGCGTTTAATGCACCGAGTAGTAGGTGTGGCCGATGTGGAAGCATCAGTTTGTATACTTATGCCGGAATACCTTCGGGTCTTGGCGACTTCTTGTTTTCATAGAAAGTGGGCAGTGCTCAGTTCCTCCGCGCTACTGTCATCATCCCGTATGGCGTACGCAGGAGATAGTGTCTGTACAATACACTCCatttgctcggccttaagtaaacagggtttccgtagagttccgatttttcgggttaccagtttgtaaccaagtCTCCACGGGTCCCTATTCAACTCGTCGAccttgtcagcattgcgctttgTTTCtgaggagtctccttttggctaatCTGTACTGTATCATCGTGGTACATGCCTTTTCCCGGTCTTTAAACGATGTGGCGGAGTTTGTGGCTCTTCTTCCGGAGCTCTGTAATTTCCGCCATCCacgaatacatagaaggtttgtcacgCCTCGACGCCTTCCTGGGTATGGAAGCTCCGTCGGCCGTTATTgctaggttcataactgaatttacaacatTGTCAAATGCAGCGCCATTACCTCCAATAGCGCACTTCAGGGCGATCCAAagtgctccaagagcttcgataaatctcccgatgttcacctttgGCACAGAAAAAGAGCCAGGACGGCGCACCTCGAAGGGGTGCGTCAACCACTCTGAAGGCGATGCATTGATGATCGTTTGCCAAGAAGTGTTCCAAAACTCGCTACTCGTCCACCAGCGGCACaagtgattccgacgcaaaggtaacgtcgggaatgcttcctttgcGGTGAGGGTGCTGGAATCTTAGGTTGGATCccgtgtttaaaactatgaggCCTATTCTGGCCGTCATTtcaagaattcgtttccctctggagactgcgtgaggcatgccccattgaaGTGCCCTGCCATTGAATTCACCCCGACCAGGATCTGTTCCTCTGTGCCggtagcgtcctccagagcatcaggCCTgtatcgaaagtccggcatcacaCCATTTGGTGTTAGATAGACAAAGAAAAATGTTACTCTTAAGcaccaaatccagacaaagctgtccctcgaccttgggcaagaaaccagacggcagcggtacctgatatgccaGGGTGCCATGGGTTCTTGTTTCAGTGCTGTTCATTGACGAGCACTAGATCAGTTCTCATCactgcagcgaactgcgctagcaactgatgAGCGGTTGGacttcggtgcatattgatcCAAAGGATGAGAagttctttccagttctgctctgatgAGTAAACACTGCCCCcagcagtgtgcgcaatgctctcatccgACGCACTACGATTCCTGCATATAACGCACCTCTCTTTTTCGTTACAGGTATTCGCTTGTTGACCTATATGGTCGCTTTTGCGGCATGTTGCATGTTGTTGTCAGATCTGCGGCAGGTTgctgacgtgtgcccataatctaaacatctACAATATTTAGTTGGGGCAGCCCGGATTTGTATCCTATATAATACCCACCCAATTCTTTCCCGTTGTTAGGAAGtttcctcgagtattgctcgGCAACCTCTACAACGGTGAGTTTTGGCCTCGGGATTTCGAAAAGGTTATACCAATCCGAGTATTGGTTACCTCTTGGTTTCTCCATGAGGCAATCAAGGTTTCGGATTTCTATGGAAGCcagtagccccttgactgcttcacagaacgtaccttCATTTtttgtcctcgggcctaatttGACTAGGACTCcatcacccttcgttttccgaattgaagacacttctgctctgcGACGGGCTATCTGCTATACGTTTGGCCTTTGCGGGGTCTTCGCGGGGGCGCGGTTGCTTCAACTTTCCGCGCGCATCTTTTGTTATTCACCATATCCGCCTGTAGTATAAAATTGGAGCCAGAAGTTCTTCCAGCTCCTTCAGCCCGTCTTTCACcccttcgcttatgtttttctAGAGGAACGCGCTTCAAAACTGCCGCGCACTTCTTGATAAGGGTTTTCTCCTCGGCTTTCGCAAAAACGGTCTACTACGCTCCCACTTGGCTTGTATTCGATGCTATCGGGTCAAattcagcagtttccactgtgcctctctGCTCAACAACAGCATTGCGTGGTACTGCTCTCGTTGTTATCTCCAGGTGCCGCATCATTTTGCGAGTCTCCTTTTTTATTTGCGCGTCCTTTGCTGGGCGCTGCGGCGAGTCGCACATTTACAAGCTGCGTACAAACGCTGTCAACCCTTTCTCCATTACCACTGTCTGCCCATTTAAGTAGTTTTTCTTCTCCATTGAAGTTAGGTATACCCTTgtggacaaagcccctaccccagtttccAGAAACCTGACCTACACTTAGCTAATCTCGGAACTCACGAACGGAGCAGCGTTCGCTAATACCGGTTCTATCTACAGTACCTGATCAGGGCATGTCACAAATGTCACCTatgcagagctaggctcacatcgcCCGTCGGTAAGGAATTGTTGACGGCTGTGGGGACTCCAGGTGTGTATCAccgacgtgtatcggtcattaacagctcgctcttcaccgagaaattttctcgaggctactgccTAGGATGAAGGTACCAGTATTATATCAACTAGAGGGTCAACATTACTTACTCGGGCCATTCGAGGACGCCACTACCATATTGTGAGCGACCCataaaggatcgttgacgaccctaGAACATTAACCCTATATTCTTAGCACCACCCCGTTTCAGCTTCACTGGGAATCTCTGAGCAGCCATTACCTTTGCACGTTGAAATTCCCCGGCCAGCGATAGTTTTTGAGAAAGATTCGAACCTTTTttgagacttgttagcactgatgaagggaacaagtggttcccgaaatatcggcttttttcaaaaccaataaataacaGTAGCGAATAGAAGAAGTAAGtttctattatttcaaatactttTTTCGATTATTTATAATAGCACCATGAAAATATCACTCTATATTTCTGGCAGCAGAGTTTACCACCTCTTTTGTAAATAGGTTAGGTCTTTACTCTTGATGtatggaatttttaatttggCATTGACTAGTTCCTCAAAATACTAATGACAGATGGAATGTTAAAATGGGATCTAAACCGGAGTTCTAATATCTGCGAATATATAGTTTTCCGCGAATTTTTTGATATACCTAGTATTTGCTTACATTTTTTCTAGCTGCAGAGCTCGTGGGGGCATGTCTTGGGTACGCTTATGGGGAGTTTTTCATCGAACTTGATAGCTGGGGTAAGCTTGGTATTCCCGTTGTTGGAAGAACAAGCTAAACCACGTTAGTAACTGTTATTTCCAAGTCGTGCTAAACAATTAGAAGGCAAGGAGTCATAGCCAATCGAACCCTTGTTCTTGTTACGTTTCATATAGAGTTCAAAATTCTCAGTGTCTGAACTTCcggaaaaaatatttcgaataactCGTCAGTGCGATGGGCACTGGGGCGCTAGTAAAAGTGCCTTTTTTTCGGGGGCGGGTTAGGTTGTCGGCCATCACCTAACAGGTCTGACTACGGATACGTGCAGGCGAAACAATGAACGTAAAGAGCTGAGTGCTTTCCTTTTTACACTAAGCAATTTGGAATTGATCGTAATTCACTAGCTTCAGTGAATTCTAATTTACGGAAGAAAGTTTCCGACTTACTTGGGTCAGGATACAGTTAAAGGATTCTGGGGAGAGATTGCCGCTAAGCCTCATCAATTATGAAAGCTTCGACCTATGTACAAACGAGAACACAGAGCATGTGTGTAAGCTCAATGAGGAGGCTTCTGGATAAAATCTTAGACGTTTACCTATGGATTCAGGATGGAATGGTAAGCATTAAATCTAAAATTCCACTTACATATCGGACAAAATATAAACGTGTTGCAGTCATCACAACTCCTTACCGGGATAAAAAGACTTAGGATCTTGGGAGACCGGTTCGCATCCGAATATTATTTGTGGATCTTGAAGGAGAAAAATTCTTCTTGGAAGTGGAAACAGTGGAAATCATACCTCAAATCTATGAGCCAAGTGTAATACGTACCGGATGATAcccggaaaccgaaagctgtaAGATtggttgttgaggatgctgggagtcctgaatccACATCGACTTGGTGAAAGAccggaagattggtattcccgaaAGGGAGTTCTAGTTTTGACGTAACCTTTAATAAATTCTTTGTTGGACACATATTGTGATTaattcgagattatttttgagaGGATTCGCTTGTATTACTTTCCATTTCGTCTTCTCTGCCTCTTGAATTTGGCAACCTCCTTATGTCGCCTATAATCCTCCTGATTTATTGGGAGTTTTTTAATTGTGAGGTTATACAAACTGTTCACTCCAGCCACATTATGTCTCCTATTGGTGAATTGAGTGTTACTGGATCCGCCCTTTGCTTCTGGTTTCTGCTGAAATCCTTTCCGCTCTTCTATACATTGGAGAGTTATCTGAAAGTTCCTTATAATGTATTGTGCTTCTTGGGGGACCGGAGCATGGTTGAGCTTTCTAAGAgaacttgtagcattagatgttaCAGCGAGCAGATAACACACCAACAATATTAATAAAGTTTAGAATGCGGCTTGTCCTTTGCTGTGATGGTTACAGTGCGCCTATTATAATTATAGTATATCGACCAGTAATATAACCAACACAAAATTTTGGATATTATAGTTCTTCCTGGTTAGATCGAAACATTCTTGGAAGTTCCTCTGTTTACATGTTTCTTTGATGATTCTGGACTCCTCCATCCTTGGTCCTCTCAATACTTCCTCTTCTTTCTTGAGTGTCATGAGCGTGATTCCAGAGAAGAGTGCAAGTCCATTGAGCGCCGTTTCCactcctttcttggctagctTATCTGTTCTTTCTTCTGGATCGTTTTAGAGTTCTTCAAATTTCACGTTTTTACTTATATAATATAGGCAACTTTGAATTTGGTTTCGTTTCCTTGAACTCTCCTGCTTTTGTACCATGCCAAGCCACCTGACCTTAgctagtcttcttctttttagtaGCCAAATTTTCGATAGTTGCGCCATTTCTGCTGACTTGTCCCAATCCTAGATATAGACGTCTTGGACGATTCGTTGCACTATCGCGTTGATAGACGTGTTACGATTGacatttattttgaatgaacTAGTGAAAGTTTAAATCTATCACAGGGTGTCAGACTACAAGTGTTTGATTTTGACTTAGATGAAACCATTTCCAGTATCCTTTTGTGCTGGAGCCACTTTGCTGCTGCTGAATTGCCACCGTATCAGTTTGAAGAACTCTCACCTATTTTGTTCACACTTGTAAGCAAGACACTTGCAAGACCCCAACACGTGGTTAGTGAGTTTCAATCCAGAGTCCCCACATAAACAGCATTTTGGTGTTTGCCTTACTGGATGCTCTTCAACCCTTCTTCGTCGCAGGAGTACCACACTTTACTTCTGTCCGGGCTTTTACAGCCTATCCCTAGGTAGTTTATaacgagatgtttcgtttttggttttGATCTAGCTGCTTTTTAGACCCATTTTCAACTCCCTCAACAGTGAGTGTCACGAACTACTTTTCTACATAATGTTCTATGCTGTTTTGCGCTGTGATTTTGAGGTTGATTTTCTTTAGAGGAAGTTTTAAGGTATCTTTTACAATTTTTAACACTGAGAGAGGTCATGCCTTGTGTGCCCGTTGGCTTTAGCTTTTTGAGGGAACTTACTCCTTGTACGGCCACCTTGAGTTGTTGCATGAGTTCAATTTTAACCTTTTATCCTATTCGACTCTGGAAGTAGGGCAGCAGTGTTGGTCTTCCTGATTACGATGACTTTTACAGCCATATCTGACTGAATTTTACTCTGCAGGCTTTTTAAGGCCTTAGCGTAACCGTGTTTCGTTCCCTTGAAATAAGTATTGTTTTTGCCGTGCTATGTCGGGGGACTTTTGTCTTACTATGCCGGGGGATTTTTGTCTTGCTTGCTTGCTGCTATTAAGTATTGAAAATGCTGAATCAGCATTGAGTTAATTTGTATTACTTAGTTTCGGAATTTTCTATACGATTTCCGCCAGACGTGGATGGTTCCTTGCTCGTAGATACTGattttcacatttattttgGCGTTTCTCTGCTTCATTTTTGCGGTCATCATTGTAGGTAGAATTCATCTGTATTCTGCACTGGGGACGGCATTACCTTAATGCCCTTCTTGAATACTTTTTTGGGCATCGTAGCTTCATTTGCCATGCCCACCTTCATTACCCTTAATGTAGAAGTTGATGGGACACGAACCAAAGACAACCGAAATAGTAATTGCTCGATACGCTAGATGATAATTTGAGAAGCCCTCTACTTCATCTGAATCAAGTCTACCATCGTGAAAAGTGGTGAATGGAGAAAAgtccaaagaagaaaaaaatatggaacACTTGTGCACCCAAAGTTACTTATGCGAgagaaaaccaaaagaaaattcaaactttaagtACCCCCCTTTAAGTTTGCAGCTGTTGTAAGTTGTTTGTCGATTGATCTGGTGGGGGTATATGTCAGAAATTGAAAGCAAGTATGACGGCTAATGGATTTTTTTGACATTTGGAGTCACATGGGTATGTCCAGGAAAATGTTTGTGCCTTTTGGGTTCATATCTGTTCGGTAGAAATTTGGTGTCTTGTTCGAATCATCGACTTTTGGGatgcattttttattttcaaagtttaTAGTTTAACATGCTTATAGTTGTTAAAACAATAATTTACTATTTAAGTTGATTACATAGTActaacaataaaacaaaaatgagaCTACTAATCTAACATACAACTACTTTCTTGCATAAGCTACTAAAAGTTTATACGAGGATATAAATTTATAGTCGTTTTCGTCCTCGTCCTTTTGACTAATATTCATGTGAATTATGGTCTTTATATAATCCTCAAAAAATTCTTCTCGTTCATTTGGCGACATGTTCACTAGAAACGGGTTAATTGCTGAAACGTTACCTGAAACcaataagttttaaattatttaagTCAGTCAGTCTTATCGTGATATCTTACGTTTGAGGGTATTGAGACCGCCGTAAACATAAGTCTTATCAACTAATTTCACATTATATGTTGTGAAGCCGGTCGACTTTAAGAGTTCGTTGAAGTCTGCCGCAGGGTTTTCTCGGTGATGATATGGTGATATAAAGCGATCGACATCCTCCATGAAAGGAGCCCACTTGTTGTTTTGGGAGAGCTTCTTGTATACATCGAATATAGGATGTTTCGCCAGAAATACTAAGAGACAGTCGCCATCATGTTTCAGCAAATCAAAGATATTTTTTATAGCTTTCCTGAAATTAGATGCGGGTTATACTGCTGGTGTTATGAATGCGGATGTTGGTAGTATAACACTTTATCATTTCCGCAATGATTTGATAGATATTCTAACAAAGTTACGTATTTACACTGAAGAAGATTGTGAAGT is a window encoding:
- the LOC119660561 gene encoding juvenile hormone acid O-methyltransferase-like; this encodes MNAPVTLYHRSNDVQRQDAKDILDEYSKVIKWRKDGRDSLLDIGCGSGDVMIDFILPIMPKNFSKLMGVDIAEDMVKHAKLLYQRPKISFDKCNIAGDIKAILVDHSEGFDHVTSFYCLHWEWNQKKAIKNIFDLLKHDGDCLLVFLAKHPIFDVYKKLSQNNKWAPFMEDVDRFISPYHHRENPAADFNELLKSTGFTTYNVKLVDKTYVYGGLNTLKRNVSAINPFLVNMSPNEREEFFEDYIKTIIHMNISQKDEDENDYKFISSYKLLVAYARK